A part of Brassica rapa cultivar Chiifu-401-42 chromosome A05, CAAS_Brap_v3.01, whole genome shotgun sequence genomic DNA contains:
- the LOC103867956 gene encoding B3 domain-containing transcription repressor VAL1, with product MFEVKMGSKVCMNASCGSTSSVEWKKGWPLRSGALADLCFRCGSAYETSRFCETFHMEQSGWRECYLCNKRLHCGCIASKLVVEFMDYGGVGCSTCTNSHSKRGENPGVFSRLPMNMQQTNGESGMSIDGVVRSEANLFSQPLVSGDDKREEFTPHRGFGNLMKQDNNVTTTGYTHESSSSSPAQPSLNMALATLPYSPSFATPVVDGNKLMGAGGGGVASSQSHLFQCSASSILQKPSKSVLGTPPPGTSKSAQARIGRPPVEGRGKGHLLPRYWPKYTDKELQQISGNLNLNIVPLFEKTLSASDAGRIGRLVLPKACAEAYFPPISQSEGIPLKVQDVRGKEWTFQFRFWPNNNSRMYVLEGVTPCIQSMRLQAGDTVTFSRVDPGGKLIMGARKATYTVDMQGCGFANGASNEDTSSSGVTENLTSINAPSCPSQMLEGLPEHLGSPHGGNGVKKSEINGGDDQSRGKEKKRTRTLGAKNKRLLLHSEESMELRVTWEEAQELLRPSANAKPTVVVIEEHEFEEFEEPPVFGKRTIVVTSRPSGEQERWGSCDDCSKWRRLPVDALLPAKWTCSDNVWDSSRCSCSAPEESLKELENVLRAGKEYKKRRIGVSQTARNEQEPSGLDALASAAVLGDALDESEVATTTRHPRHRVGCSCIVCIQPPSGKGRHKPTCGCTVCSTVKRRFKTLMMRRKKKQLECDGTAAVDEENKEGVEPEKNEGEKEGRIDLNSDPYNREDAEAVAVEKREESKKSEGGVSWGVSQGGGVLGETEVGGGEAEKTTSEEQKVTS from the exons ATGTTTGAAGTCAAAATGGGGTCAAAGGTGTGCATGAACGCGTCTTGTGGCTCGACCTCTAGTGTCGAATGGAAGAAAGGCTGGCCTCTTCGATCTGGTGCCCTCGCTGACCTCTGCTTTCGCTGCGG ATCGGCTTACGAGACGTCTCGGTTCTGCGAAACATTCCATATGGAGCAATCTGGTTGGAGGGAATGCTATTTGTGCAACAAG AGACTTCACTGTGGATGCATTGCCTCTAAGCTCGTGGTTGAGTTTATGGACTACGGTGGCGTTGGTTGTTCCACCTGTACTAACTCCCAT AGCAAGAGAGGTGAGAATCCAGGTGTGTTTAGCAGATTACCAATGAATATGCAACAAACAAACGGAGAAAGTGGAATGAGCATTGACGGAGTAGTAAGAAGCGAAGCTAATCTCTTCTCTCAGCCACTAGTCTCTGGGGATGACAAAAGAGAAGAGTTCACGCCTCACCGTGGCTTTGGCAATCTCATGAAACAAGATAACAATGTCACCACCACTGGGTATACGCacgaatcatcatcatcatcccctGCACAGCCTTCTTTGAATATGGCTTTGGCAACACTTCCTTACAGCCCATCTTTTGCAACCCCCGTCGTAGACGGGAATAAACTCATGGgtgctggtggtggtggtgttgCTTCTTCTCAGTCTCACCTTTTCCAATGCTCAGCGTCTAGTATACTCCAAAAGCCTTCAAAATCTGTTCTTGGAACTCCTCCTCCAGGGACTAGCAAATCCGCTCAGGCCCGGATCGGTAGGCCTCCTGTTGAAGGGCGTGGGAAAGGCCATTTGCTTCCTCGGTATTGGCCTAAATATACTGATAAAGAGCTTCAGCAGATCTCTGGAAA tttaaatttaaacATTGTACCTCTCTTTGAGAAAACTCTTAGTGCCAGTGACGCCGGTCGCATCGGTCGCCTAGTCCTTCCAAAAGCCTGTGCAGAGGCATACTTTCCTCCCATTAGTCAATCAGAAGGCATTCCTCTAAAAGTCCAAGACGTGAGGGGGAAGGAGTGGACCTTCCAGTTCAGATTCTGGCCCAATAACAACAGTAGAATGTACGTCTTGGAAGGTGTCACTCCCTGCATACAGTCCATGAGGCTACAAGCTGGTGACACAG TAACTTTCAGTAGGGTTGATCCTGGTGGGAAGCTAATCATGGGTGCCAGGAAGGCAACTTATACTGTAGACATGCAGGGGTGTGGCTTCGCCAACGGTGCCTCGAACGAGGACACGTCATCGTCTGGTGTTACTGAGAACCTGACCTCCATAAATGCTCCTTCTTGTCCGTCGCAGATGCTTGAAGGTCTGCCTGAGCATTTGGGGTCGCCTCACGGTGGTAACGGCGTGAAGAAGAGTGAGATTAACGGAGGCGATGATCAGTCACGGGgtaaggagaagaagaggacaAGAACTCTGGGGGCGAAAAACAAGAGACTGCTATTGCATAGTGAGGAGTCTATGGAGCTGAGAGTCACTTGGGAGGAAGCTCAGGAGCTGCTTCGTCCCTCTGCTAATGCAAAGCCTACCGTTGTTGTCATTGAGGAGCATGAGTTCGAGGAGTTTGAGGAACCTCCTGTCTTTGGAAAGAGGACGATAGTTGTTACTTCAAGACCTTCAGG TGAACAAGAACGATGGGGATCTTGCGACGACTGCTCTAAATGGAGGAGGCTACCTGTAGACGCTCTTCTCCCAGCAAAGTGGACATGTTCAGACAATGTTTGGGACAGTAGCAG GTGCTCGTGTTCTGCACCGGAGGAGAGTCTAAAAGAGCTTGAGAATGTTCTTAGAGCTGGAAAAG AGTACAAGAAGAGAAGAATTGGGGTAAGCCAGACAGCGAGAAATGAGCAAGAACCATCGGGACTAGATGCGCTAGCGAGTGCAGCAGTTTTAGGAGACGCTTTAGACGAATCAGAGGTTGCGACCACGACGAGACATCCAAGGCACAGGGTTGGATGCTCGTGCATTGTGTGCATTCAGCCGCCAAGCGGGAAAGGTAGGCACAAGCCCACGTGTGGGTGTACAGTGTGCAGCACCGTGAAGAGAAGGTTCAAAACGCTGAtgatgaggaggaagaagaagcagtTGGAGTGCGATGGAACAGCAGCAGTAGATGAGGAGAACAAGGAAGGAGTCGAGCCTGAGAAGAATGAAGGAGAGAAGGAAGGGAGGATAGACCTGAACAGTGATCCTTATAACAGAGAAGACGCTGAAGCTGTGGCGGTGGAGAAACGAGAAGAGAGTAAAAAGAGTGAAGGAGGGGTGAGTTGGGGTGTGTCTCAAGGCGGCGGTGTTTTAGGAGAAACGGAGGTAGGAGGAGGAGAGGCTGAGAAAACCACCAGTGAAGAGCAGAAAGTTACAAGCTGA
- the LOC103867957 gene encoding tubulin-folding cofactor A — translation MEAIRNLKIKTSTCKRIVKELHSYEKEVEREAAKTADMKDKGADPYDLKQQENVLGESRMMIPDCHKRLESALADLKSTLAGLEETTGPEVEDAKKTVADVEKQFPTEDA, via the exons ATGGAAGCGATTAGGAATCTGAAGATAAAGACATCAACTTGCAAAAGGATCGTGAAGGAGCTTCACTCCTATGAGAAAGAGGTTGAGAGGGAAGCTGCCAAGACCGCTGACATGAAGGACAAAGGTGCTGACCCTTACGACCTCAAACAGCAG GAGAATGTGTTGGGTGAGTCGAGGATGATGATTCCTGATTGCCACAAACGTCTCGAGTCTGCTTTAGCTGACCTCAAGTCCACTTTG GCGGGATTGGAAGAGACGACAGGTCCAGAAGTTGAAGATGCAAAGAAGACTGTCGCCGATGTGGAGAAGCAGTTTCCCACTGAAGATGCCTGA